One Candidatus Delongbacteria bacterium DNA segment encodes these proteins:
- a CDS encoding T9SS type A sorting domain-containing protein: protein MIKFGTVDNRATIRHLDMHDNVSGDSTSHVGTGLLYTRRTSLLDSRIYNNSVILPPHPDASGTGGNYVLGAMVKNGLGDDVHFENLVFENNRVEDLDDYSTLPAFGYTGNYGRELWANGNNVTVDNVLVRNSQQPNSIPETLAGDGISYSGMSYTLAFGGGKVSVRNVLLEDCDDGGIDLGGDSLLLDNVILRNVGRAAFYIGDNFSPQAPPYYRFRNVLIENVDVALNHLSPSYQRNSQQAVLQVAVANDYQGIVPRADFENVTVTGCDGMRHLFNFYQPIDLHVRNCLFYDNSYQQLVEWNLPITQDWQYNLAEEAVPGEGNLVGLDPLFDLERGVPYLSPDSPCVDAGAPDFAFNDVEDLTNPGIPLWPSLGGLRCDIGYTGGPHASLTPDTNWVAVSPWRPITEPQSFSLGAPWPNPFNPVTRIPFTLTRPAIVKLSVHNLLGQEVAVLRNGALPAGTHFAPFQAERMASGTYLVTLEVGGRQATRTVTLLR, encoded by the coding sequence CGAGCCACCATCCGTCACTTGGACATGCATGACAACGTCTCCGGCGACAGCACCAGCCATGTGGGCACGGGCTTGCTGTACACTCGACGGACCAGCCTGCTGGATTCCCGCATCTATAACAACAGCGTGATACTGCCGCCCCACCCGGATGCATCGGGAACGGGCGGCAATTACGTGCTGGGTGCGATGGTGAAAAACGGGTTGGGAGACGACGTCCATTTCGAGAACCTGGTCTTCGAGAACAACCGCGTGGAAGATCTGGACGACTATTCCACTCTCCCTGCATTCGGATACACGGGCAACTATGGTCGTGAATTGTGGGCCAACGGTAACAATGTCACCGTAGATAACGTGTTGGTCCGCAACAGCCAACAACCAAACAGCATCCCCGAGACCCTGGCGGGAGATGGCATCTCGTACTCCGGCATGAGCTATACCCTGGCTTTTGGAGGAGGCAAGGTGAGTGTGAGGAATGTGTTGTTGGAAGACTGTGACGACGGCGGCATCGACTTGGGCGGTGACTCACTACTTTTGGACAATGTCATTCTGCGGAATGTGGGGCGGGCGGCGTTCTACATCGGGGACAATTTCAGTCCCCAGGCCCCACCCTACTATCGATTCCGCAACGTGCTCATCGAGAATGTCGACGTTGCGCTGAATCACCTCTCGCCGTCCTATCAACGCAACAGCCAGCAGGCGGTGCTGCAAGTCGCCGTGGCGAACGACTACCAAGGCATCGTTCCGCGCGCTGACTTTGAGAACGTGACCGTGACAGGGTGTGACGGCATGCGGCACCTGTTCAATTTCTACCAACCGATAGACCTCCACGTGCGCAATTGCCTGTTTTACGACAATAGCTATCAGCAGTTGGTCGAATGGAATCTGCCCATTACACAGGACTGGCAATACAACTTGGCCGAGGAGGCCGTGCCTGGTGAGGGCAATCTGGTAGGCCTTGATCCGTTGTTCGATCTGGAGCGTGGCGTGCCCTACCTGTCGCCGGATTCGCCCTGCGTGGATGCCGGAGCCCCAGACTTCGCCTTCAACGATGTCGAGGATCTGACCAACCCAGGCATTCCGCTCTGGCCCAGTCTGGGCGGCCTGCGCTGTGACATCGGCTACACGGGCGGACCTCACGCCAGCCTGACTCCTGACACGAATTGGGTGGCTGTGTCGCCGTGGCGGCCCATCACTGAGCCCCAGAGCTTCAGCCTGGGCGCCCCCTGGCCCAACCCCTTCAACCCGGTGACGCGCATTCCCTTCACCCTCACTCGCCCGGCGATCGTCAAGCTCAGCGTGCACAATCTGCTGGGTCAAGAGGTGGCCGTGTTGCGGAACGGCGCGCTGCCGGCCGGTACGCACTTCGCTCCCTTCCAGGCGGAGCGGATGGCCAGCGGGACCTATCTGGTCACGCTGGAGGTGGGTGGGCGGCAAGCGACTCGGACCGTTACGCTGCTGCGTTGA